The following are encoded together in the Streptomyces flavofungini genome:
- a CDS encoding acyl-CoA dehydrogenase family protein → MDTALTAEQDEIRRTLREIVTKRCGPDDVKAAVRTPAGYDAGLWTALAGQLGLPGLALPERHGGTGCGTLELALACEELGQGLVPSPLVATAGLAAPLLLALGAPRRCAELLPRVATGELTAALAVPGAALATALGLVGDNHDHRDDWTGGGRAGGVQARTADGTWRLYGQVDQVLDGHSADLLLVAAHTGGFARSRALLFLVRGDAPGLVRVRQTALDETRPRARLELREVEGELLGSGDVAGNGSGAAGVAAALAEAGERVAVLIAAEAVGAADRALARTVSYAKEREQFGRAIGSFQAVKHRLADVYVTVQAARSAAYYAAWAADARDVAGDARDVADARDGAGDGDGGRGGGGGSGGRAERAGGLALAQGLEALRTAAAAAVQLHGGIGFTWEHDAHLYLKRASGDELLFGPVHRLRAHAAERAGLFAAQGADRAAGAPGAEGAVAAGVPERGAPAVRVVGADRGRRAEGAGR, encoded by the coding sequence ATGGACACCGCCCTCACCGCGGAACAGGACGAGATCCGCCGCACCCTGCGCGAGATCGTCACCAAGCGCTGCGGCCCCGACGACGTCAAGGCCGCCGTCCGCACCCCCGCCGGGTACGACGCCGGGCTCTGGACCGCGCTCGCCGGACAGCTCGGCCTGCCCGGCCTCGCCCTGCCCGAGCGGCACGGCGGCACCGGTTGCGGCACCCTCGAACTCGCCCTGGCCTGCGAGGAGCTGGGCCAGGGACTCGTTCCCTCGCCGCTCGTCGCCACCGCCGGGCTCGCCGCGCCCCTGCTGCTCGCCCTCGGCGCCCCCCGCCGGTGCGCCGAGCTGCTGCCCCGCGTCGCCACCGGCGAGCTGACCGCCGCACTGGCCGTCCCCGGCGCCGCCCTCGCCACCGCACTCGGCCTCGTCGGTGACAACCACGACCACCGCGACGACTGGACGGGCGGCGGCCGCGCGGGCGGCGTGCAGGCGCGCACGGCCGACGGCACCTGGCGGCTCTACGGCCAGGTCGACCAGGTCCTGGACGGGCACAGCGCGGACCTGCTCCTCGTCGCCGCGCACACCGGCGGTTTCGCCCGGTCACGGGCGCTGCTCTTCCTCGTACGCGGTGACGCCCCCGGTCTCGTACGCGTCCGGCAGACCGCGCTCGACGAGACCCGGCCGCGCGCCCGCCTCGAACTGCGCGAGGTGGAGGGCGAGTTGCTGGGAAGCGGGGATGTCGCGGGGAACGGGTCCGGGGCCGCGGGCGTGGCCGCCGCGCTCGCGGAGGCCGGGGAGCGCGTCGCCGTCCTGATCGCCGCCGAGGCCGTCGGCGCCGCCGACCGCGCGCTCGCCCGCACCGTCTCCTACGCCAAGGAGCGCGAGCAGTTCGGGCGCGCGATCGGCTCCTTCCAGGCCGTGAAGCACCGCCTCGCCGACGTGTACGTCACGGTGCAGGCGGCCCGGTCGGCGGCGTACTACGCGGCGTGGGCGGCGGACGCCCGCGACGTTGCGGGGGACGCCCGCGACGTCGCGGACGCCCGCGACGGTGCGGGGGACGGCGACGGAGGCCGGGGCGGGGGAGGAGGTTCCGGCGGGCGCGCCGAGCGGGCCGGTGGGCTCGCCCTCGCCCAGGGCCTCGAAGCCCTGCGCACCGCCGCCGCGGCCGCCGTCCAGCTGCACGGCGGCATCGGCTTCACCTGGGAGCACGACGCCCATCTGTATCTGAAGCGGGCCTCCGGCGACGAGCTCCTGTTCGGGCCCGTGCACCGGCTGCGGGCGCACGCGGCCGAGCGCGCCGGGTTGTTCGCCGCGCAGGGGGCGGACCGGGCGGCGGGGGCGCCGGGAGCGGAGGGGGCGGTGGCCGCGGGCGTGCCGGAGCGGGGCGCGCCCGCCGTTCGGGTGGTCGGGGCGGACCGGGGGCGGCGGGCCGAGGGGGCGGGCCGCTGA
- a CDS encoding nitroreductase/quinone reductase family protein — protein MGAGVGLRLVRRVSATRAFARVAPRVVPAMDRGVHRITRGKVLLSARMLPGVILTARGARSGLDRRTPLACVPEEGGSWLLVGSNFGRPAHPAWTANLLAGPDVTINWRGTDIPVRARLLTGEERAAAWRKALAFWPPYATYQARVEREIRLFRLERR, from the coding sequence ATGGGCGCCGGGGTGGGGCTCCGCCTGGTGCGCAGGGTGTCCGCGACGCGTGCGTTCGCCCGCGTGGCCCCTCGGGTCGTGCCCGCCATGGACCGGGGCGTGCACCGGATCACGCGCGGAAAGGTGCTGCTCAGCGCCCGGATGCTGCCCGGGGTGATCCTCACGGCGCGGGGCGCGCGGAGCGGGCTCGACCGGCGTACCCCGCTGGCGTGCGTGCCGGAGGAGGGCGGGAGCTGGCTGCTCGTCGGGTCGAACTTCGGACGACCCGCGCATCCCGCGTGGACCGCGAACCTGCTGGCCGGCCCTGACGTCACCATCAACTGGCGCGGCACCGACATCCCGGTGCGGGCCCGCCTGCTCACGGGGGAGGAGCGGGCGGCGGCCTGGCGGAAGGCGCTGGCGTTCTGGCCGCCGTACGCGACCTACCAAGCGCGGGTGGAGCGCGAGATCCGGCTGTTCCGGCTGGAGCGGCGGTAG
- a CDS encoding TetR family transcriptional regulator, producing MTGQVRTVDGRVAGRRGQATRQKLLDCLSEMLSSSPYRDVKVIDVARKAGTSPATFYQYFPDVEGAVLEIAEQMAAEGAQLTQLLEGRSWVGKAALQTSQDLVDGFLDFWRKNDAILRVVDLGAAEGDKRFYKIRMKILNSVNNSLTDTVKELQAKGKVDKDVSPAAMAGSLVAMLAAVASHQRGFQTWGVKQAELKPNLALLVHLGVTGRKPTK from the coding sequence ATGACAGGACAGGTACGTACCGTCGACGGCCGCGTGGCCGGTCGGCGTGGTCAGGCGACACGTCAGAAACTGCTGGACTGCCTGAGCGAGATGCTCAGCTCCTCGCCCTACCGCGACGTCAAAGTCATCGACGTCGCCCGGAAGGCGGGCACTTCGCCCGCGACGTTCTACCAGTACTTCCCGGACGTCGAGGGCGCCGTCCTGGAGATCGCCGAGCAAATGGCCGCCGAAGGCGCGCAGTTGACGCAGCTCCTCGAAGGCCGCTCCTGGGTCGGCAAGGCGGCCCTGCAGACCTCGCAGGACCTGGTCGACGGGTTCCTCGACTTCTGGCGGAAGAACGACGCGATCCTCCGGGTGGTCGACCTCGGCGCGGCCGAGGGCGACAAGCGGTTCTACAAAATCCGGATGAAGATCCTGAATTCGGTGAACAACTCCCTTACGGACACCGTCAAGGAGCTCCAGGCCAAGGGCAAGGTCGACAAGGACGTGAGCCCGGCCGCGATGGCCGGTTCGCTGGTCGCCATGCTCGCCGCGGTCGCCTCGCACCAGCGCGGCTTCCAGACCTGGGGCGTCAAGCAGGCGGAACTGAAGCCGAATCTCGCGCTGTTGGTGCACCTGGGCGTCACGGGCAGGAAGCCGACGAAGTAG
- a CDS encoding VOC family protein, which yields MEFAEGVPCWVDAMLPDVEGGKRFYGELFGWTFDDGAGAEYGNYTQAFLAGEPVAALATKPDGRMPTSWTVYLATPDAAALAGRIKGAGGQMIMDPMPVGPFGTMGLAADPEGAVFGLWQAGAHVGFGVQREPGAFCWTEVYARAKEKVDPFYEGVFGYGGQDLDDAGEDFRVWSPAGARPGPETAIGGRALLGGAFPAEMPPHFLNYFVVADCDAAAATARRIGGRVRDEPQDTPYGRICTLVDNQGATFAVLQEPEQV from the coding sequence ATGGAATTCGCGGAAGGCGTCCCCTGCTGGGTGGACGCGATGCTCCCGGACGTCGAGGGCGGCAAGCGCTTCTACGGCGAGCTCTTCGGCTGGACCTTCGACGACGGCGCCGGGGCGGAGTACGGGAACTACACCCAGGCGTTCCTCGCCGGTGAGCCCGTCGCCGCGCTCGCCACCAAGCCGGACGGGCGCATGCCCACGTCCTGGACGGTCTACCTCGCGACGCCCGACGCGGCCGCGCTCGCCGGGCGGATCAAGGGCGCGGGCGGGCAGATGATCATGGATCCGATGCCGGTGGGCCCTTTCGGCACGATGGGGCTCGCGGCCGACCCCGAGGGCGCCGTCTTCGGCCTCTGGCAGGCGGGTGCGCACGTGGGCTTCGGCGTTCAGCGCGAGCCCGGCGCCTTCTGCTGGACCGAGGTGTACGCCCGCGCCAAGGAGAAGGTCGACCCCTTCTACGAGGGCGTCTTCGGCTACGGGGGGCAGGACCTCGACGACGCGGGTGAGGACTTCCGGGTCTGGTCGCCCGCCGGGGCGCGGCCCGGGCCCGAGACCGCGATCGGCGGCCGGGCGCTGCTGGGCGGGGCCTTCCCGGCCGAGATGCCCCCGCACTTCCTCAACTACTTCGTCGTCGCCGACTGTGACGCGGCCGCCGCCACTGCCCGCAGGATCGGCGGCCGCGTCCGCGACGAGCCGCAGGACACCCCGTACGGCCGCATCTGCACCCTGGTGGACAACCAAGGCGCCACTTTCGCCGTCCTTCAGGAGCCGGAACAGGTGTGA